A genomic window from Candidatus Cybelea sp. includes:
- the cobA gene encoding uroporphyrinogen-III C-methyltransferase, translated as MNSSNSGRVFLVGAGPGDPGLLTLRAAEVLGRADVLLYDALASDAIVALAPPPCERIFVGKRAGAHAMPQAEIERLAIERARSGARVVRLKGGDPFVFGRGGEEAQALRAAGVAFEIVPGVSSAYAVPAYAGIPVTHRAHAAAFTVATGHEDPTKPAPSLDYSKLADPGRTLVLLMATANLREIAAALVAAGLSSDTPAAVVQDGTRPSQRTASGTLGTICDEVERAQIGAPAVAVIGPVAELRAELRWFDTGALFGKRVLITRAGSQSAAFARALLARGAEPISAPAIAIEPIEDTRAADDALADLARYAWIIFTSQNGVDAFFSRLRAQGADARRAGSAKIAAIGDRTAERLGANGIIADLVPPAFVSEEVAAAIVARASAGDRVLLYRAQEARDVLPRMLEEAGLRVDIVAAYRTVVPKNDEFARKVARADVLTFTSASTVRGFVQLLGKSTTPAAAAAGKCVACIGPITAEAAAQAGLSVDVVATVFTTEGLLDALESYYALQTC; from the coding sequence ATGAACAGTAGCAATAGCGGTCGCGTCTTCCTAGTCGGCGCAGGCCCGGGCGACCCGGGCCTGCTGACGTTACGAGCCGCCGAGGTTCTCGGACGGGCCGACGTCTTGCTCTACGACGCTCTTGCAAGCGACGCGATCGTCGCGCTCGCGCCGCCGCCGTGCGAACGAATCTTCGTCGGAAAGCGCGCCGGCGCGCATGCCATGCCGCAGGCGGAGATCGAACGGCTGGCAATCGAACGCGCGCGTAGCGGAGCGCGCGTCGTGCGTTTGAAAGGCGGCGATCCCTTCGTGTTCGGCCGCGGCGGAGAAGAAGCACAGGCGTTGCGTGCCGCGGGCGTTGCGTTCGAGATCGTTCCAGGCGTAAGTTCGGCGTATGCCGTACCGGCCTACGCCGGCATTCCCGTTACGCATCGCGCACATGCGGCCGCATTCACCGTCGCCACGGGTCACGAGGACCCAACAAAGCCGGCCCCGAGCCTCGACTATTCGAAGCTCGCCGATCCCGGGCGGACGCTGGTTCTATTGATGGCGACCGCAAATTTGCGCGAGATCGCCGCGGCGCTCGTCGCTGCGGGCCTTTCATCGGACACACCGGCTGCCGTCGTGCAGGACGGCACCCGGCCGAGCCAGCGTACCGCTAGCGGAACGCTCGGAACGATCTGCGATGAGGTCGAGCGCGCGCAGATCGGCGCGCCTGCGGTCGCCGTGATCGGTCCGGTTGCGGAGCTGCGCGCCGAGCTGCGCTGGTTCGATACCGGAGCCCTCTTCGGAAAGCGCGTGCTGATCACGCGCGCGGGATCGCAATCCGCCGCATTTGCGCGCGCGCTGCTCGCGCGCGGCGCCGAGCCGATTTCGGCGCCGGCGATCGCCATCGAGCCGATCGAAGATACGCGCGCGGCCGATGACGCGCTTGCCGATCTTGCGCGCTATGCGTGGATCATTTTTACTTCGCAAAACGGCGTCGACGCGTTCTTTAGCCGCCTGCGCGCGCAGGGTGCCGACGCACGACGCGCCGGCTCGGCGAAAATTGCGGCGATCGGCGATCGCACCGCGGAGCGCTTGGGCGCTAACGGCATCATCGCGGATCTCGTCCCTCCCGCCTTCGTGAGCGAGGAAGTTGCCGCCGCGATCGTCGCACGAGCGTCTGCCGGGGATCGCGTCCTGCTGTACCGCGCGCAGGAAGCGCGCGACGTTCTTCCACGGATGCTCGAAGAGGCTGGACTGCGCGTCGACATCGTGGCCGCCTATCGCACCGTCGTCCCGAAGAATGACGAGTTCGCGCGGAAGGTCGCGCGCGCTGACGTTCTCACCTTTACCAGCGCGAGCACGGTCCGGGGATTCGTCCAGCTCCTGGGAAAGAGTACGACGCCCGCAGCAGCTGCGGCGGGAAAGTGCGTTGCCTGCATCGGGCCGATCACCGCAGAGGCCGCCGCGCAGGCGGGGTTGAGCGTCGACGTCGTCGCCACGGTTTTCACGACCGAAGGTCTCCTCGACGCACTGGAAAGCTACTACGCACTGCAAACGTGCTAA
- the hemA gene encoding glutamyl-tRNA reductase produces the protein MPLTCIGLSHHTAPVEVRERHAFPPSRMAETLVALRDYEAVKEAVMLQTCGRLEIYAELDDYETGVAQIKSFLSNFRHGATGYDLESYLYTRLGHQAVNHLFRVCTGLDSMLIGEAEILGQVKDAYVAATAARSIGRTLHRLFREALAAGKSARAKTRIGGESVSLATAAVEAARQRLGSLQGKAVLVVGAGKMGRAAVKRLSQEGAARVIVSNRTAARSRELIGEAGFGEVVEMPELSSALAVADVVVASTGSSHFVLDEASVCAAMKTRPHQPLFIVDIAVPRDVDPAVAHIDNVALVDVDGLKSVVNERLDLRREAIPAVETIIAEHVERFEGWYRSRATDPIIARLTQKAETIRAAEIERLFARCPELSERERMLVTGMSLTIVSKLLHSVILRIRSKASVDHAEALSHARVLDELFELNIAGEVAASLLSAMPDEQ, from the coding sequence ATGCCCCTGACATGCATCGGTCTTTCGCACCACACGGCCCCGGTCGAGGTCCGCGAACGCCATGCATTCCCGCCTTCCCGAATGGCCGAGACGCTGGTCGCGTTGCGGGATTACGAAGCGGTCAAGGAAGCGGTCATGCTGCAAACCTGCGGGCGCCTGGAGATCTATGCCGAGCTCGACGACTACGAAACCGGCGTCGCGCAGATCAAGTCGTTTCTCTCGAACTTTCGTCACGGCGCAACCGGTTACGACCTCGAGTCGTATCTCTACACGCGGCTCGGTCATCAAGCCGTCAATCATCTCTTCCGCGTCTGCACCGGACTCGACTCGATGCTGATCGGCGAAGCCGAGATTCTCGGCCAAGTCAAAGATGCATACGTTGCCGCGACTGCGGCTCGTTCGATCGGACGGACGCTGCACCGCCTCTTCCGCGAAGCTCTCGCCGCGGGAAAGAGCGCGCGCGCAAAAACGCGTATCGGCGGCGAGTCGGTCTCGCTGGCCACCGCCGCCGTCGAAGCGGCGCGACAGCGTTTGGGAAGTCTCCAGGGTAAGGCGGTGCTCGTCGTCGGCGCTGGGAAGATGGGGCGAGCAGCGGTGAAACGCTTGAGTCAGGAGGGCGCGGCTCGCGTCATCGTCAGCAATCGGACCGCCGCGCGCTCGCGCGAGTTGATCGGCGAGGCCGGTTTCGGGGAAGTCGTGGAGATGCCCGAGCTTTCGTCGGCGCTCGCCGTCGCCGACGTGGTCGTCGCGTCGACGGGCTCGTCGCACTTCGTTCTCGACGAAGCGAGCGTGTGCGCGGCGATGAAAACGCGACCGCACCAGCCGCTCTTCATCGTCGACATCGCGGTTCCGCGCGACGTCGATCCTGCAGTTGCGCATATCGACAACGTGGCGCTCGTAGACGTCGACGGGTTGAAGTCGGTCGTCAACGAACGCCTCGACCTGCGACGCGAGGCGATTCCCGCAGTCGAAACGATCATCGCCGAACACGTCGAGCGGTTCGAGGGGTGGTATCGCTCGCGCGCGACCGATCCGATCATCGCGCGGCTGACGCAGAAGGCCGAAACCATTCGCGCAGCCGAAATCGAGCGTCTCTTTGCGCGCTGTCCGGAGCTGAGCGAACGGGAACGCATGCTCGTCACCGGCATGAGTCTGACGATCGTCTCGAAGCTCTTGCACTCGGTGATTTTGAGGATTCGCAGCAAAGCGAGCGTCGACCACGCCGAAGCCCTGTCACATGCGCGCGTTCTCGACGAACTCTTTGAATTGAACATCGCCGGAGAAGTCGCGGCATCGCTGCTCTCCGCGATGCCCGATGAACAGTAG
- the hemL gene encoding glutamate-1-semialdehyde 2,1-aminomutase produces MKLERSIAAFARARKVIAGGVNSPVRALGSVGLSPVFMKSGAGATLYDLDGHEYLDYIMSWGALLFGHAHPAVTRAISNAAARGTSFGTPTEAESELAELIVSMMPSIERLRFVSSGTEATLSAVRLARGYTGRAKIVKFAGCYHGHADSFLIAAGSGALTAGVPNSPGVTEGTAADTVVLPFNDAEAVEQAFTLHEGAIATVIVEPYPGNMGLILPRAGFLKRLRRLCTQHGAVLIFDEVMSGFRVGRGGAQLREGVEPDLTSLGKVIGGGLPVGAFGGRAEIMARLVPEGPVYQAGTLSGNPVAMAAGIATLGLIAGEPRLYEELESLATRMTDGLAASFKGHGVPIYTTRAGGMFGVFFSGGPVEDLTGAQACDRPLFSRYYAAMLDRGVYFAPSPYEANFLSTAHTAIDIDLTIAASDAALSEVLEMPLSSSVPGP; encoded by the coding sequence GTGAAGCTCGAACGCTCGATCGCCGCGTTTGCCCGGGCGCGAAAGGTCATTGCGGGCGGCGTCAACTCGCCGGTTCGCGCACTCGGATCGGTCGGTCTCTCGCCCGTCTTCATGAAGAGCGGTGCCGGAGCGACGCTCTACGACTTGGACGGCCACGAGTACCTCGACTACATCATGTCGTGGGGAGCGTTACTCTTCGGCCACGCACATCCGGCCGTCACGCGTGCGATCTCCAATGCGGCGGCGCGGGGAACGTCGTTCGGTACGCCAACCGAGGCGGAGAGCGAACTCGCCGAGCTGATCGTGTCGATGATGCCCTCGATCGAACGCCTTCGCTTCGTATCGAGCGGAACCGAAGCGACGCTGAGCGCGGTTCGCTTAGCGCGCGGCTACACCGGGCGCGCGAAGATCGTGAAGTTTGCGGGCTGCTATCACGGCCACGCCGACTCGTTTTTGATCGCCGCCGGATCGGGCGCGCTGACAGCCGGCGTTCCCAACTCGCCAGGCGTCACCGAAGGCACCGCGGCCGACACGGTCGTGCTGCCGTTCAATGACGCCGAGGCCGTGGAGCAAGCCTTCACGCTCCATGAAGGCGCGATCGCGACGGTAATCGTCGAGCCGTATCCGGGGAACATGGGCCTGATCTTGCCTCGCGCCGGCTTTTTAAAGCGCCTTCGCCGGCTCTGTACGCAGCACGGCGCGGTGCTAATCTTCGATGAAGTAATGAGCGGCTTTCGCGTCGGCCGCGGCGGCGCTCAGCTCCGCGAGGGGGTCGAGCCCGATCTCACCTCGCTGGGCAAGGTGATTGGCGGCGGCCTCCCGGTGGGAGCCTTTGGAGGTCGCGCGGAGATTATGGCGAGGCTGGTGCCTGAGGGGCCCGTCTACCAGGCCGGCACGCTCTCGGGCAACCCGGTGGCCATGGCCGCCGGCATCGCAACGCTCGGCCTCATTGCCGGGGAGCCGAGGCTCTACGAAGAGCTCGAGTCGCTCGCGACCCGAATGACCGACGGGCTTGCGGCGAGTTTCAAAGGCCACGGAGTGCCGATTTACACGACGCGCGCCGGCGGAATGTTCGGAGTGTTTTTCTCTGGCGGACCCGTGGAGGATCTCACCGGTGCCCAAGCCTGCGACCGCCCGCTCTTTTCGCGCTACTACGCAGCGATGCTCGATCGCGGCGTCTACTTCGCGCCCTCGCCCTACGAAGCAAACTTTCTCTCGACAGCTCATACGGCCATCGATATCGATCTGACGATCGCCGCGAGCGACGCCGCGCTGAGCGAGGTGCTCGAAATGCCCTTGTCGAGCAGCGTCCCGGGGCCGTAG
- a CDS encoding molybdenum cofactor guanylyltransferase yields the protein MADAIVLLAGGSARRFPGKLEHETGGRPMILRIFARLRELRIPIYIAGKSSFSPPIDAQLDAPLLVDRAPAQGPSSAFYSACAAIRADRLFAIAADQPQLESRALAEVSASWRAGDEAVVPEHDGRLEPLAALYDRYAVLREGAALRRHGRAAMHDLLARLAVRILPADGRYFVNVNRPDDLTAVVTT from the coding sequence ATGGCTGATGCGATCGTCCTGCTAGCGGGCGGCAGCGCGCGGCGCTTTCCAGGCAAGCTGGAACACGAGACCGGCGGCCGGCCGATGATCCTGCGGATTTTTGCGCGGTTGCGCGAGCTGCGGATTCCCATCTACATCGCCGGAAAGTCAAGCTTCTCGCCGCCGATCGACGCGCAACTCGATGCACCGCTGCTCGTCGATCGCGCGCCGGCGCAGGGACCCTCATCCGCCTTTTACTCGGCGTGCGCGGCGATTCGCGCCGACCGTCTCTTTGCGATCGCCGCGGATCAGCCGCAGCTCGAATCTCGCGCTCTGGCTGAAGTATCGGCATCGTGGCGTGCCGGCGACGAAGCCGTCGTGCCCGAACACGACGGGCGGCTCGAGCCGCTTGCGGCCCTCTACGATCGTTACGCGGTTCTGCGCGAAGGTGCGGCGCTTCGCCGGCATGGGCGCGCGGCGATGCACGATTTGCTCGCGCGCCTTGCGGTACGAATACTCCCCGCCGACGGAAGGTATTTCGTGAACGTCAATCGGCCCGACGATCTCACCGCGGTGGTGACGACGTGA
- the hemB gene encoding porphobilinogen synthase — translation MIVVRPRRLRRSAVMRALVRENRVSLDQLVQPVFVVERPEDVGPIAAMPGISRLSVDAAVAEARELFSLGIKSLLIFGIPARKDAVASSAYDPQGVVQRAIRRIRAELPEMLLIADLCGCEYTDHGHCGILDPSGDVDNDSTLELLCRIALTYAQAGVDVVAPSDMMDGRVKALRTALDAQGHAGVAIMAYSAKYASAFYGPFREAAGSAPQHGDRRTYQMDAPNAREALREIALDIAEGADIVMIKPGLPYLDVVRCARDRFDVPIAVYNVSGEYAMLAAAIANGWLEAERAVDEVLTSFVRAGADIVITYFAKAYARRHG, via the coding sequence GTGATCGTGGTTCGTCCGCGGCGGCTCCGCCGCAGCGCGGTGATGCGAGCGCTGGTTCGCGAGAACCGCGTCAGCCTCGATCAGCTCGTGCAGCCGGTCTTCGTCGTAGAGCGTCCCGAAGACGTGGGGCCGATCGCCGCGATGCCGGGGATATCACGCCTGAGCGTCGACGCCGCCGTCGCCGAGGCCCGCGAGCTCTTTAGTTTGGGCATCAAGAGCCTGCTTATCTTCGGCATTCCCGCCCGTAAGGATGCGGTTGCGTCGAGCGCCTACGATCCCCAGGGCGTCGTGCAGCGTGCTATTCGGAGGATCAGGGCCGAGCTGCCGGAGATGCTGCTGATCGCCGACCTGTGCGGCTGCGAGTACACCGATCACGGCCACTGCGGCATCCTCGATCCCAGCGGCGACGTCGACAACGACTCGACGCTCGAGCTGCTCTGCCGGATCGCGCTTACGTATGCGCAGGCCGGCGTCGACGTCGTCGCGCCGTCCGATATGATGGACGGTCGCGTGAAGGCACTCCGCACCGCGCTCGACGCGCAAGGGCACGCCGGCGTCGCGATCATGGCCTACAGCGCAAAATACGCCTCGGCTTTTTACGGACCGTTTCGCGAAGCGGCCGGCTCGGCTCCGCAGCACGGAGACCGGCGCACCTACCAGATGGACGCGCCCAACGCGCGCGAGGCGCTGCGCGAAATCGCGCTCGACATCGCCGAGGGGGCGGACATCGTCATGATCAAGCCAGGGCTTCCATATCTCGATGTCGTTCGTTGCGCGCGCGACCGGTTCGACGTGCCGATCGCGGTGTACAACGTCAGCGGCGAGTATGCAATGCTCGCGGCGGCGATCGCCAACGGCTGGCTCGAGGCCGAGCGGGCCGTCGACGAAGTGCTCACCTCCTTCGTTCGGGCCGGTGCCGATATCGTGATTACCTACTTTGCTAAGGCATACGCCCGCCGTCATGGCTGA
- the hemC gene encoding hydroxymethylbilane synthase, with the protein MLPISLRSHGRRALIVGGGNVAARKAESLAAAGFPIAVVAERIGDRLRDLLRECGGTFAQRAYDSNDLHGASLVVAATDDTAVNAQVVDDARAANVLACDASMPERGDFTMPAVLRVGELTISADSSGASPAFSKRIVRELSAHFGPEYGLALETLRRMRGAIKELFPRDEGAEILRELAQQPVEELARMPDRSAICASRRSRLATVQSRSVAARLAERGIATTLLGITTSGDRDQLRSIDRIGSVNVFVTEVENALRDGRADYAVHSCKDLPSTLAADLRIAAVSLREDPRDAFCSEHYAGLDELPAGAVVGTSSPRRRTQLLGLRPDLRYETLRGNVDTRLRKLRDGEYDAIVLAMAGLNRLGQGASHVVPFELEQMVPAVGQGALAVETRAGNEEIAALLRAAVNDAPTELCVQCERAALAAMHAGCSAPIGIHARLAGSDMVVMGAAEAEPGNLVRASVQGRVTKMEEAHALGTALAAALSNRATAAGARR; encoded by the coding sequence ATGTTACCGATTTCCCTGCGCTCCCATGGCCGCCGAGCGCTAATCGTCGGCGGAGGAAACGTCGCCGCGCGCAAAGCGGAATCGCTCGCAGCGGCGGGCTTCCCGATCGCGGTCGTTGCGGAGCGCATCGGCGATCGTCTGCGCGATCTTCTGCGCGAGTGCGGCGGAACGTTTGCCCAGCGGGCCTACGATTCGAACGATCTGCACGGCGCGTCGCTCGTCGTCGCCGCGACCGACGACACGGCCGTGAACGCGCAGGTCGTCGACGACGCGCGCGCCGCCAACGTTCTTGCCTGCGACGCTTCGATGCCCGAACGCGGCGACTTCACGATGCCGGCGGTTCTGCGGGTGGGAGAGTTGACGATCAGCGCCGATTCCTCGGGCGCGTCGCCGGCGTTTTCCAAACGAATCGTTCGGGAGCTTTCCGCTCATTTCGGTCCGGAGTACGGCCTCGCCCTCGAGACGCTGCGCCGAATGCGCGGCGCGATCAAGGAACTCTTCCCGCGAGACGAAGGCGCAGAGATCCTGCGCGAACTCGCGCAGCAGCCGGTGGAGGAGCTTGCGCGCATGCCGGACCGAAGCGCGATATGCGCCTCGCGGCGCAGCCGGCTGGCGACCGTCCAGAGCCGCAGCGTCGCCGCGCGTTTGGCAGAACGCGGCATCGCCACGACGCTCCTGGGTATCACGACCAGCGGCGATCGCGACCAGCTTCGTTCGATCGATCGGATCGGCAGCGTCAACGTCTTCGTAACCGAGGTCGAGAACGCGCTGCGCGACGGGCGCGCGGACTACGCAGTCCACTCCTGTAAAGATCTTCCGAGTACGCTTGCCGCCGATCTGCGGATCGCCGCGGTTTCGCTGCGCGAGGACCCGCGCGATGCGTTCTGCAGCGAGCATTATGCAGGTCTCGACGAACTGCCGGCGGGGGCCGTCGTGGGGACCTCGAGCCCGCGGCGGCGCACGCAGCTGCTCGGGCTTCGCCCGGATCTGCGGTACGAGACGCTGCGCGGCAACGTCGATACGCGACTGCGCAAACTGCGCGACGGCGAGTACGACGCCATCGTGCTGGCGATGGCGGGGCTGAACCGTCTTGGGCAGGGTGCGAGCCACGTCGTTCCGTTTGAGCTCGAGCAGATGGTACCGGCGGTCGGCCAAGGCGCGCTCGCCGTCGAGACCCGAGCCGGCAATGAGGAAATTGCGGCATTACTGCGCGCCGCCGTCAACGATGCGCCCACCGAGCTGTGCGTGCAATGCGAGCGAGCTGCGCTCGCGGCGATGCACGCCGGGTGCAGCGCGCCGATCGGCATCCACGCTCGCCTCGCCGGCAGCGACATGGTCGTCATGGGAGCAGCCGAGGCCGAGCCGGGAAATCTCGTGCGTGCGAGCGTACAGGGTCGCGTGACGAAGATGGAGGAGGCGCACGCATTGGGCACCGCGCTCGCGGCCGCGCTATCGAATCGCGCGACGGCCGCCGGAGCACGGCGGTGA
- a CDS encoding glycosyltransferase family 39 protein, which translates to MRASADGAVRAAVAGAVVAALTTLPGLGVGTLWDNSETAYGEVAKEILLTHDWVVMHLNNVPYFVQPPLYFWLGAIFSLFTGPTPFALRLPSALATIALCAFTGYAVARQAGSRVGIYAAVILATSLMQAVIGRLAIMDALLDLTVAMTIFWWFRALETGRDRYAIFGWIAAGFGFLAKGPVAPVVALLVIVPFFLWNRRIEPMRPPSARAWIAGLAAFLVVAAPWPIALVAHYHLAPLQKLIGEYTIGRYTGVVENQSGPIWYYVPVIILGFFPWIAFLPMAFAYGVRALRADVLEHAATARLVRLAFAWGVMPLLFFSFASTKLPNYIALEFPALAILTALYFEAVVRRGGTRSAVFSAATVPITIGALAFAIWLFMRNNRLTAEIAIAVPPMLAMAVAIFAGSLLTAFLVARRSTVNAAPYALALAAIVATDVLAMTVLPHAEAFKPVPRLAAMIEAQRRPGDVVAIQGVSGGNALLFYTRPVVVALAPPSDGDPQSDGIAPRSVICTAKRAWVIVPANGAQEPTYGRIRRLITVDRKAALVLYEGPPCDM; encoded by the coding sequence ATGAGAGCAAGCGCCGACGGAGCCGTTCGCGCGGCCGTCGCGGGTGCGGTGGTTGCCGCGTTGACGACCCTGCCGGGTTTAGGCGTGGGCACGCTCTGGGACAACAGCGAGACGGCGTACGGTGAAGTCGCGAAAGAAATTCTGCTGACGCACGACTGGGTCGTCATGCACCTCAACAACGTGCCGTACTTCGTGCAGCCGCCGCTCTATTTTTGGTTAGGCGCCATTTTCTCGCTCTTCACCGGACCGACGCCCTTCGCACTGCGCTTACCCTCGGCGCTGGCCACGATCGCGCTCTGTGCCTTCACCGGCTACGCCGTCGCGCGCCAGGCGGGATCGCGCGTCGGCATCTACGCGGCGGTGATCCTCGCAACGAGCTTGATGCAGGCCGTGATCGGCCGGCTGGCGATCATGGATGCCCTGCTCGACCTCACGGTTGCAATGACGATCTTTTGGTGGTTTCGCGCGCTCGAGACCGGGCGAGACCGCTATGCGATCTTCGGCTGGATCGCGGCGGGCTTCGGATTCCTTGCCAAAGGCCCCGTCGCGCCGGTCGTCGCGCTACTGGTCATCGTGCCGTTCTTTCTCTGGAACCGCCGGATCGAGCCGATGCGACCGCCCTCGGCGCGAGCGTGGATCGCCGGACTGGCCGCGTTTCTCGTCGTCGCTGCACCTTGGCCCATCGCGCTGGTCGCACACTATCACCTCGCCCCGCTGCAAAAACTGATCGGCGAGTATACGATCGGGCGCTACACCGGCGTCGTCGAGAATCAGTCGGGCCCGATCTGGTACTACGTGCCGGTCATCATCCTCGGCTTCTTTCCGTGGATCGCATTTCTGCCGATGGCCTTCGCGTACGGGGTACGCGCTTTGCGGGCGGACGTGCTCGAGCACGCTGCGACCGCGCGCCTGGTTCGCCTCGCGTTTGCATGGGGCGTGATGCCGCTGCTCTTTTTTAGCTTCGCGAGCACGAAGCTGCCAAACTACATCGCGCTCGAGTTCCCGGCGCTCGCCATACTGACGGCGCTGTATTTCGAAGCCGTCGTGCGGCGTGGCGGCACGCGTTCGGCGGTTTTCTCGGCGGCAACCGTGCCGATTACGATCGGCGCGCTCGCTTTTGCAATCTGGCTCTTCATGCGCAACAATCGCTTGACGGCCGAAATCGCGATCGCCGTTCCGCCGATGCTTGCGATGGCGGTTGCGATCTTTGCCGGATCGCTGCTCACGGCGTTTTTGGTCGCCCGCCGCTCAACGGTCAATGCCGCACCGTATGCACTCGCGCTGGCGGCGATCGTCGCCACCGACGTGCTCGCAATGACGGTGCTGCCGCACGCCGAGGCGTTCAAGCCCGTGCCGCGGCTGGCGGCCATGATTGAGGCGCAGCGCCGGCCTGGGGACGTCGTTGCGATCCAAGGAGTCTCGGGCGGAAACGCGCTGCTCTTCTACACTCGTCCGGTCGTAGTCGCCCTCGCGCCGCCCTCCGACGGCGATCCGCAGAGCGACGGCATCGCGCCTCGCAGCGTGATCTGCACGGCAAAGCGCGCCTGGGTGATCGTGCCCGCAAACGGCGCGCAGGAGCCGACGTATGGGAGGATTCGGCGGTTGATCACGGTCGACCGCAAAGCCGCCCTCGTACTCTACGAAGGGCCGCCGTGCGATATGTAG
- a CDS encoding cytochrome b N-terminal domain-containing protein → MLNWIEKRTGFVSMAKEFLTEDVPGGASYWYVFGSATLFAMIVQIVTGIFLTFFYAPSAATAWESTRAIYLNPYTHFLLSVHYWGASAMIALVFLHLLQVLIFGAYKSPRELQWVVGVLLLLVTLVLGLTGYLLPWDMDAYFASQVSLNITGLAPMAGPMIQHIAQGGGGMGTETINRFFGLHVWLMPAVLVLLVGAHLAIFRHNGSAGPVVEDRRTLRPGRFWPDQFFMDGAFSFIVFIIICFLSFAFPPYLDAKADPTKFFVPYPAWYFLSLFGLLALVPAEIHLGPLSIGTELIATIIVPTLFLVVVLLLPWLDRTRTRSFAGRTGLLWSTAIVVFGIIGLTIYGQVTTMAKQAAAPASPPESVVLSEAAAATLPGSPGTATAANSGTGGSAAGGVANANGSKVFSANCATCHGAQGQGTPGAFPPLANNPVVTGDAKTVIGIVLNGLHGQISIAGMTYNGQMPAWKGQLSNKDIADVITYIRGSLGNNKASAVTQAQVSSYKP, encoded by the coding sequence ATGCTCAACTGGATCGAAAAGCGCACTGGATTCGTCTCGATGGCCAAGGAGTTCCTCACCGAGGACGTCCCGGGCGGCGCGAGCTATTGGTACGTTTTCGGAAGCGCGACGCTCTTCGCGATGATCGTGCAGATCGTCACGGGGATATTCCTGACGTTTTTCTACGCACCGTCGGCTGCGACGGCCTGGGAATCGACGCGCGCGATCTATCTCAATCCGTACACGCACTTCCTTCTATCGGTGCACTACTGGGGCGCGTCGGCGATGATCGCCCTGGTCTTCCTGCACTTGCTGCAAGTCTTGATTTTCGGCGCGTATAAGTCGCCGCGCGAACTGCAGTGGGTCGTCGGCGTTCTGCTGCTGCTGGTTACGCTGGTGCTCGGCCTCACCGGCTATCTTCTGCCCTGGGACATGGACGCATATTTCGCGTCGCAGGTATCGCTCAATATAACCGGCCTCGCTCCGATGGCCGGTCCGATGATTCAGCACATCGCGCAGGGCGGCGGCGGAATGGGCACGGAGACGATCAACCGCTTCTTCGGGCTTCACGTCTGGCTGATGCCGGCCGTGCTCGTCCTGCTTGTCGGCGCGCACCTGGCGATCTTCCGCCATAACGGTTCGGCGGGCCCCGTCGTCGAGGATCGCCGTACGTTGCGCCCCGGGCGGTTCTGGCCCGATCAGTTCTTCATGGACGGCGCGTTCTCGTTCATCGTCTTCATCATCATCTGCTTCCTCTCGTTCGCGTTCCCGCCGTATCTCGACGCGAAGGCCGATCCGACGAAGTTTTTCGTACCGTATCCGGCTTGGTATTTTCTCTCGCTCTTCGGGTTATTGGCGCTCGTGCCGGCGGAAATTCATCTCGGGCCGCTGTCGATCGGCACCGAGCTGATCGCGACGATCATCGTCCCAACATTATTCCTCGTGGTGGTTCTACTGCTGCCGTGGCTCGATCGCACCCGCACGCGAAGCTTTGCAGGGCGCACGGGCCTCTTATGGTCGACGGCGATCGTCGTCTTTGGGATAATCGGGCTCACGATCTACGGGCAAGTTACGACGATGGCCAAACAGGCGGCGGCCCCGGCGTCACCACCCGAATCGGTCGTGCTGAGCGAGGCTGCGGCGGCGACGCTCCCGGGCTCTCCCGGCACGGCAACGGCAGCGAATTCGGGCACGGGCGGCTCCGCGGCCGGCGGCGTCGCCAACGCCAACGGCTCGAAGGTTTTCTCTGCGAACTGCGCGACCTGTCACGGCGCGCAAGGGCAAGGTACGCCGGGAGCGTTTCCGCCGCTCGCCAACAATCCCGTCGTAACCGGCGATGCGAAAACCGTCATCGGGATCGTGCTCAACGGCCTGCACGGCCAGATCTCCATCGCCGGCATGACGTACAACGGACAGATGCCCGCGTGGAAGGGTCAGCTTTCGAATAAGGACATCGCCGACGTCATCACCTACATTCGCGGCAGCCTCGGAAACAATAAAGCCTCGGCGGTAACGCAAGCGCAGGTCAGCAGCTACAAACCATAG